The sequence below is a genomic window from Pseudomonas cannabina.
GCATTCGGCGGCGGCTCGGCGCTGGATGCCGCCAAGGCCGTGGCATTAATGTCCGGCCAAAGCCGTCCACTGTGGGATTTTGAAGACATCGGCGAGAATCACCTGCGTGCCGATCCACAAGGCATCGCCCCGGTCATTGCGCTGCCGACCACTGCCGGGACGGGCTCCGAGGTGGGCCGGGCATCGGTGATCACGGATGAGCAAGCGTGCGTCAAACGCACCATCCTGCACCTGCGCATGATGCCGCGTATTGCGATTCTGGACGCCACGCTGACGGTCGATCTGCCGACGCAACTGACGGCCGCCACCGGAGCCGACGCCTTGACCCATTGCATGGAGTCCTGGTGCTCACCGGTCTGGCACCCGATGGCCGAAGCGCTGGCGGTCAAGGGCATGCAAATGATCAAGCAGTTTCTGCCGCGCGTGGTTGCCGACGGCCACGATCTGGAAGCGCGTCAGCAGATGCTGGTGGCGTCGAGCCTCGGTGCTGCGGCGTTTCAGCGGGGGCTGGGCGGCGTGCACGCGATTGCACAGAGCCTGGGCGCGCTTTATGACCAGCATCATGGCCTGGTGAATGCGATTTTGCTGCCTTACGTGCTGCACGCCAACCGCGCGTCGCTGCTGAGGCACATGGAGGAACTGGCGGTTTATCTACGCCTGCCGGAACCGGGCTTCAACGGCGTGATGGCGTGGGTGTTGGACCTGCGCGAGCAGATCGGCATTCCGCCGACACTGGCCGCTATCGGTATCGATGATCGCGATGCCGAACGGGTCGGCAGGATGGCATTTGCCGACTGCTGTTCGCACACCAACCCGATTCGTCATTCGGCGCAGGAGTACGCGCAGATCTTCCGCCGCGCGGTGCAGGGGCATTGAGGCATGGCGCACCTGGATGAAAGCGCCGTACAGCGCCTGGCGGAGGTCTGGCAGCAGTTCATCGATCAAGGCCGAATCGTTGGCGGCGTCATGCTGCTGGCTGAGCATGGAACGCTGCGTTATGCCTGCGCCAGAGGCTGGGCTGATCGGGAACGGCAACTCCCGGTCAGCCGCGACACACGCTTTCGTCTCGCCTCGCTGACCAAGCTGCTGACCTCGGTCACGGTCATGCGCCTGTGTGAGCTGGGCGTCGTAAGTCTGGACGCTGCCGTAAGCGACTGGCTGCCAGCCTTTCGCCCAAAGCTGGCAAACGGTCGGGAGCCGGTGATCAGCCTGCGGCATTTGCTGTCGCACACCTCGGGCCTGAGCTACGGTTTCGAACAACCGCCCGGCAATGCCTATCATCAGGCTGGCGTCTCGGACGGGCTGGACGGTGTCGCGTTCGATCTGCAGGAAAACCTGACCCGACTGGCACGCGTGCCACTGTTGTTCGAGCCTGGCAGCGCGTGGGGCTATTCGCTGGCCACCGATGTGCTGGGCGCGGTGATCGAACAGGCCAGCGGCCTTCGGCTGTCGGACGCCGTGGCCCGATGGGTCACTGAGCCTCTTCGGATGGGCAGGACATCGTTCAGTCACGCGTCGAGTCAGCCGCTGGCGGCTGCCTACAAAGACGGCGCTCGCGGGCCGCAACGTATCGGTGACAACGATGCAGTGATGCTCGACAGCGGACAGGCACGGCTGTCATCGGCTCGCGCGTTTGACCTGACAGCTTATGAGTCGGGCGGGGCGGGCATGTTGGGCACGGCGGATGACTATCTGCGCTTGCTGGAATGCTTGCGTCTGGGCGGCGCGCCGTTGCTGAGTCCGGCCAGTATCAGACTGCTGTTGAGCAACGCCATGGGGCAGCGCACGGTCGAGAACCGCGGGCCGGGCTGGAAATTCGGTCTGGGGCCGATGATTCTGACCGATCCGCTGGCTGCCGGGCAGCGACAGGGTGCGGGTAGCTGGTCGTGGTGCGGCGTGTATGGCAGCCATTATTGGGTGGATCCGGTTTCGGCCATCAGCCTGGTCACGGTGACCAACACCGCCGTCGCCGGGGCGTGGGGCGAGTTTGCCGAGGCGCTGGTCGACGCGCTGTACCTCAGACCCGGGCAAACTGCTTGCGGTAGCTGCTCGGACTGATCCCCACCAGGTTGCGAAAGTGGCGGCGAAAGGACTCTTCAGAACCGAAACCGGCCCGGTCGACCACCTCATTGAGGCGCAGCTTCGAGGACTCCAGCAGCTCCTTGGCGTAAGCCACCCGCTCGCCGAGCAGCCAGTCGTAAGGCGTCAGACCGGTGCTTTCCATGAAACTGCGGTGCAGGGTGCGGGTGCTGAGTGCTGCACGTGAGGCCATGTCCTTGATGGTGTGCGGGCGCTGCAGGTCGCTGCGAATCCAGTCCATCAGATTGGAAATCGGCCCGTCGCTGGCGGCAACCAGTTGCCGTGACGCGTACTGCGACTGACCACCTTCGCGATGCGGCGGGATCACCATGCGCTGCGCCACCATGTTGGCGACACGCGAGCCATGATCGTTGCGCACCAGGTGCAGCATCATGTCCAGCCCGGCAGCCGAGCCTGCAGCGGTGACAATCGTGCCTTGATCCACATACAACTCGTTAGGCTGGATGGTCAGGGCCGGATACATGCTGGCCAGCAGGTCGGTGTAACGCCAGTGGGTGGTGACTTTATGCCCGTCAAGCAGACCGGCCGCCGCCAGCACGAAGGCACCGGTGCAGATCGAGCAGATCCTCGCGCCCCGGGCGTGCGCCGCCTGAAGCTGTTCGATCAGGCGCGGTGGGACAGCAGATTCAACACCGCGCCAGCCTGGCACGATAATCGTGTCGGCATGTTCCAGCAGCACGTCGCCCGGCGTTGGCACGATGGTGATGCCGCCTGCGGCAGTGATCGGCCCATCGTCGACCGGGGAGGTCGCGAACTCGTACCAGTTGACCCCGAGCTCGGGCCGTTTGAGGGCGAATACCTCGACTGTGCAGCCAAATTCGAAGGTGCACAGCTGGTTATAGATAAGGGCGACGACGAGATGATTTTTCATGGCGCGATGTTACCGGATATTGGCATTTCAGCCAGTAGTTTGGCGCGATGCGACTGCGTAATCTGCAATCCAGGTGAAACATTAACATGCAAGCGGTCTGGCAAGCAGACCCTGGAGCCAACTCGTGCCACTCAATATCGGTATCTACGTCTACGACGACGTCGAAGTCCTCGACTTCGCTGGCCCCTACGAAGTATTCACCACTGCAACCCGCATGCACGCGCGCACCAGTCGCAGTGACCGGGCGCTGTTCAACGTCTTCACCATCGGTCGCAGCACCACGCCGGTGCGCGCGCGGGCCGGGCTGAAGGTCGACCCGGATTTTTCGATCAGCGATCACCCACCCATGGATTGCCTGATCGTGCCGGGCGGGGTGGTCAATGCCGAAATGGAAAAAGCCGACGTCATCCGCTGGATCAGTGACCAGTCAGAACCGGGTCGTGTCGTCGCTGCGGTCTGCACCGGTGCCTTCATGTTGGCCAAGACCGGCAAGCTGGCCGGCAAGCAGGTCACCACGCATTGGGAAGACATCGGCGACCTCAAGGAAATGTTCCCCTCGGTGGATGTACTCAGCACCCTGCGCTGGGTAGACGAAGGTTCATTCGTGACCTCGGCCGGTATCTCCGCCGGTATCGACATGAGCCTGCACCTGGTCGAGCGTTTGCACAGCCGTGAGCTGGCTGAGCGCACTGCGCTGCAAATGGATTTCGACTGGACCGAAAACGACTGATTCATTGCCGTGACCCGGTGTGCCTCGTTCCTTTTTTCGCGGCAGGCATCGGGTCCGATAGCCATAGCGACTCGATCCATAGCGGCCAGAAGACGCCCGTCTTGCCCTGGATGTCATTGATGACGGCGTGCGCCCGAAATCTGCATGACTGATCCCTTTCGGGAAGCTCAGTAGTTGCATTCCTCCGCCTGACCCATCACTGCCGACTGCCGATGACTTCGGCGATCTGGCGTGCCAGCCGGAAATTCCTGCATTCCGATCACTTTCCCGTCCAGAGACAGGCCGCACCCAACTTTTGCAAAACCAGAGTGCAGGACACATGAAAACCCACTTCTTCAAAGTCGTTCAAACGGTCGCACAGCACGGTTCGTTCTCCGAGGCTGCGGCCATCCTGGGGTGCAGCCAGTCAAACATCAGTTACGCGATCAAGGAGGTCGAGGATTTCTTTGAAAAGCGCCTGTTCATCCGCAGCCGCACGGGCTGCACCCTGACCCCGGAGGGCAAGGTCATTACCCAGACGCTCGGCAACATCATGGCGACGCTGGAGCAACTAAAAAAAATGGGGTCAGTGGTAGTGTAACCATTCACTACCACACGCATATTCGCGAGACCAGCCTGCCCGCAGCCCTGGATTTTCTGGCCCGCCATTATCCGGACATCCACCTGAACGTGCTGCACGGCAGCGAGCAGAATCCGTCACTCGACGCGTTGCGCAAAGACATTGCCGACATCGTGATCCTTCCGACAACCGTCCTCGGCGAGCATCATCTGCAACATCATCAGTGGTCGGATCATTACGTGCTGGTTGCTGCGCGCAGCGAACAGGCTGCACAGCGCAGTTTTGTCGAGCAGGTGCAGAGCGCCCGCTACGTGGCCTGGCGCCACTCGGGGGTCGAGCGTCTGCATCAGCAATTGGCGGCGGTGCAGGTGCGGCTGGTGCATCGTGGCGAACTCAGTTGCCTGGAGACGCTGCTGGACCTGGTTGCCAAGCGGCACTGCATTTCGATCCTGCCCAGCGCGCTGGTGAACGCTCACTCTGGCGAGTTCCAGCAGATCGCGCTGCCATTGACGGTGACGCGCCAGATCAGCATTGTGGCTCGCCCGACCTCACTGTTGTCCAACGCGGCCAACGCGGTGATTCAGGCGCTGAAGAAGCCGTCCGGCATGCTGGCTTCGCGCTATTGATCGCGCTGGCTTTCGACACTGATGCAACGTTTTCGGTCCAAAGGGCTCATACCCATAGGTAAAACATTCACAACGCTCCGCTCGCGGAGCGTTTCAGGTCGCCGATTCAAGAGGAAGACTGAACGCTATGACGATACCGGACAAGCAGTATGTGGAATGGCTGGTCGAGCAATCGATGCTGAACGCCGCCCGGCAGCGCGCCAAGACCTATTCGGGGCAGGGCAGGCTCTGGCAACGTCCGTTCGCTCTGGCCCGCCCGAGAGACGCCTCCGCTATCGCTTCGGTCTGGTTCACCGCCTACCCGGCGTCGATCGTCACCCGCGAAGGCGGCTCGGTGCTGGAAGCGCTGGGCGACGAAACCTTGTGGCATGCGCTGTCGGAAATCGGCATTCAGGGCATTCACAATGGCCCGCTCAAGCTTTCCGGCGGGCTGCAAGGGCGCACCCGCACGCCCAGTATCGACGGCAACTTCGACCGCATCAGCTTCGGCATCGACCCGGACCTGGGCACCGAGGCGCAATTGTTGAGCCTGACGCGCATCGCCGCAGCGCACAACGCGGTGATCATCGATGACATCATCCCGTCGCACACTGGCAAGGGCGCGGACTTCCGGCTCGCCGAACTGGCTTACGAGGATTATCCCGGCCTTTTTCACATGGTCGAGATTCGCGAGGAAGACTGGCAGCTGCTGCCCGACGTCCCGGCAGGCCGTGACGCCGTCAACCTGATGCCCGAGGTGGTCGATCAGTTGCGCGACAAGCATTACATCGTCGGCCAGTTGCAACGGGTGATTTTCTTCGAGCCCGGTGTCAAGGAAACCGACTGGAGCGCCACGGATGTGGTGCAGGGCGTTGATGGCAAAGCGCGGCGCTGGGTGTATCTGCACTATTTCAAGGACGGCCAGCCTTCACTGAACTGGCTGGACCCGAGTTTTGCGGCGCAGCAGATGATCATCGGCGACGCGTTGCACGCCATCGACGTCATGGGCGCACGCGTACTGCGTCTGGACGCCAACGGCTTCCTCGGCGTCGAGCGTCGCGCTGAAGGCACGGCCTGGTCGGAAAGCCATCCGTTGTCGATCACCGGCAACCAGTTGCTGGCGGGTGCAATTCGCAAAGCGGGCGGTTTCAGCTTCCAAGAATTGAACCTGACCATCGACGACATCGCCTCGATGGGCAACGGCGGCGCTGACCTGTCCTATGACTTCATTACCCGGCCGGCCTATCAGCATGCGTTGCTGACCGGCACCACGGAGTTCCTGCGCCTGATGCTGCGCCAGGTTCATGCCTATGGCATCGATCCGGCTTCGCTGATCCATGCCTTGCAGAACCATGACGAGTTGACGCTGGAGCTGGTGCATTTCTGGACGCTGCACGCCCACGACACGTTCCACTATCAGGGCCAGACCTTCCCGGGCAACATTTTGCGCGAGCACATTCGCGAAGAAATGTACGAGAAACTGTCGGGTGAACATGCGCCTTACAACCTCAAGTTCGTCACTAACGGCGTGTCCTGCACCACGGCCAGCATCATCACGGCCGCGCTGGGCATCCGCGATCTCGACACTATCACTGACGCCGATATCCAGCAGATCCAGCACATTCATTTGTTGCTGGTGATGTACAACGCCATGCAACCCGGCGTGTTTGCCTTGTCCGGCTGGGACATGGTGGGTGCTTTGACGCTACCAGCCGAGCAGGTCGAGCACCTCATGCAGGACGGCGACACCCGCTGGGTCCATCGGGGTGCCTACGACCTGGTCGATCTGGACCCGGAAGCCGAGTTCTCTGCGGGCAACATGCCGCGTCCAAGGTCGCTGTATGGCAGCCTCGTCAGCCAGCTGAAAAGGCCTGATTCGTTCGCCTCGCAGTTGAAGAAGATTCTGGCCGTGCGCCGCGCCTATGACATTGCCGCGAGCCGTCAGATTCTGATTCCGGACGTCGAGCATCCGGGCCTGCTGGTCATGGTGCATGAATTGCCGGCCGGCAAGGGGACGCAGATCACGGCACTCAACTTCAGCGCCGAGACCATCGTCGAGACCCTGCATCTGCCAGGCATTGCGCCCGGCCCGGTGGTCGACATCATCAACGAGCGTGTTGAAGGCGATTTGACCGAGCAGGGTGAGTTCACCATCACCCTCGACGCCTACGAAGGTCTGGCATTGCGCGTGGTCAGCACCCTGCCGATATAAGCGCGGCGCGCCGCCTTCCGGCTGCGCAACGCCGGGTGCCGTTCATGCCGTCTTGAACCGGTGCTTTTTCAGGCGATAGGCGAACTGGGCGCGACTCAGTCCCAACAAGCGAGAGGCCGCCGCCAGGTTGCCCTCGCTTTTTTGCAGGGCTTCATCGATCAAGCGTCGCTCGAGATCGTCGATGGAGAACGCGTTCTCCAATTCGCTCAGCGTATCCAGTAGCGGCTCGTCGACCTTCAATCGTGTAACGGCCCCTGTCGCCTGCGAAAGTGCGCCATCGTGGTTCAGCGAGTAGGAATCCACAGGCAGGGATTCGTTGCGGAAGATATGCACCAGATCGATAGCCTGGCCTTCATCGCTGGCGATCAGGCCGCGTTCGATCAGATTCTGCAATTCCCGCACGTTGCCGGCGAACTCATAGCGGACCAGAGTTTTCAGGGCGCGCATGGTCAAGCCAGCCGGGGTCCTGTCGTATTCCCGACAGAACCGTTTGAGAAATGCACTGATCAGCAGCGGAATGTCATCACGACGCTCGCGCAGCGGGGGCAGGGCGATGGGGTAGACGTTCAGCCGGTAGAACAAGTCTTCGCGAAAATCGCCGCTGGCCACGGCCTTGCGCAGGTCGACATTGGTCGCTGCCACCACGCGAACGTTGACCTTGATGCCGTGCCCGCCGCCGACGCGTTCGATCTCGCGCTCCTGCAAGGCGCGCAGCAGCTTGCTTTGCCCGGCCAGGCTCAGGGAAGTGATTTCATCGAGGAACAGCGTGCCGCCGTTTGCGCGCTCGAAGCGCCCAGGCCTTGAATGGGTCGCGCCGGTGTAGGCACCGCGCTCGACGCCGAACAGCTCCGCCTCGATCAGGTTGTCCGGAATGGCCGCGCAGTTCAGCGCAATGAAAGGCCCATTCTGCTGACGACTAAGCTGATGCAACTGGCGAGCGAACATTTCCTTGCCGACGCCCGACTCGCCGCTGATCAGCACCGTTGCCGGCGTCATCGCCACGCGCTGCAAGGCCTGAGTGGCCGCAGTGAATGCGGCGCTGGCGCCAATCAGGTTCTGGTCGGCAGGCGTGGCAGCACCTGCGTCGTCAGGAGCGCTGGCCAGCCCCCCTGTTTGCGCAGGACTGGTCGAGTTCACGACATTCAGGTAACTCAGGTCACGTTCGACATCCCCCCATTGCTCTGCGGTCTTGCCGACCACCCGGCAGTTGGCGTGGCCCATGCCACGGCACTCGATCTCCCGAAAGATCACCATCTGCCCGAACAGGCCGCTGACGAAGCCGATGGCATAGCCGATTTCGGTCCAGCAAACCGGGTCTTGCGCGATGCCATAGGCCGCTATGTGCTCGTCCGCTTCGCAGGAGTGATGCCAGAGAAATTCCCCTTCGTAAAACCCGGATTCAGCATCGAATTTGAAATGCAGTGGCTCGACCTTGGTCATGCCTTCGAGGGTGTGCAAGTGCGTTCCGGCGCGAAACGCCGAGGTGGCATCGGCCAGTGGCCAGCGCTCACGAATCAATCGTGCATCCCGCGCGCCGGACAGATAACCGGCCCGGGTAAACATTCCGCGTGCCGGCTCGCTGCCAAGACGTTCGATGATTTCGCGGCGCAGGTTGCCGAACGATGAGCTGTGGAGCAACAACATGCGCTGATCGTTAAGCCAGATGCGGCCGTCTTCGGGCGAGAAAAACAGGCAGTGGGTCAGCTCTTCGGCGGTAGGCGAACCGCTGACGTCCGGCTGTCTGCTGTCGCCTCGCGGCGAGAAGTGTTCGGTGGCAACGCTGTGATCGGGCAATTGGCAGTGCGGAGCGTTCATGGTCTGGCCTCGGACGGGCGATAGTATTCAAATGATCATGTGACGTGCAGTTCATTAAGCATGGCTTTATCAAATGAACAAGCCTGCAAGGCATTCTGCGGAGTCTTTTGGTCTTGTCAGCAGTTGGCATGCAGCGCAAAGGCCCGATCCAGAGCTGTCTAGCCTATATATGACAAAGTCGTTGCAATCCCGGCACAGGCTTTGCTCTTGATGAGGGACGGCGCGTGCTTTCCAATTGAACGGGTGCAGGCGATTAAAACCATAAAAACCGGAGTCTGAACATGTCAGCGTCTGATGCCACCCCTTTGCTGCAACGCGCCATTGAAGCCGAATGCGTCTTCAATGGCAGCTGGATTCCTTCTTCCGCACCTGGCTTGCCGGTCATCGAACCGGCCACCGGCGAGCTGCTGATGAACACTGCCATGGCCGATGCTGCCGATATTGCGGTTGCCTGCCGCGAGGCCGCACTGGCCCAGCCCGCATGGGCGGCGATGGGGCCGCGTGAGAAGGCCGAAATCTTTCTCCTCGCCGCTGATCATGCGGTCTGTGCCTACGATGAATTGTCGCTGTATGTGGCCCGCGAAACGGGCGGCAGCCTGCACAAGGGGCAGCATGAAGTGAACGAATGCATCGTGCTGCTGCGCCAGGCGGCGGGCATGCTGTCGCAGGCACAGGGTCACGGCCTGATGCTGCCCAGCGCGGCAGGCCGTCTGTCCTATGCACGCCGGGTGGCGCATGGCGTGGTCGGGGTCATCTCGCCGTTCAATTTCCCTCTGGTGTTGTCCCTGCGCTCGGTGGCCCCGGCGCTGGCCGCCGGCAATGCGGTGGTGCTCAAACCTGATCCGCAGACCCCGGTCAGCGGCGGGTTTCTGATTGCCCGGTTGTTCGAGGAAGCCGGTCTGCCCAAAGGCTTGCTGCATGTTCTGCCGGGTGCGGCGGACGCGGGCGAAGCGCTGTGTCGTGACGCCAATGTGCAAATGATCACTTTTACCGGCTCGACTGGCGCAGGCCGTAAAGTCGCCGAAGTCGCCGGGCGCAATCTGAAAAAGGTGTCGCTGGAACTGGGCGGTAAAAATCCGCTGATCATTCTCGAAGACGCCGACCTGGATCTGGCTGCCAGCAACGCAGCGTTCGGTGCCTGGCTGCATCAGGGGCAGATCTGCATGGCGACCGGTTTGATTCTGGTTCACGAATCAATCGCTGCCAGCCTGACTCGCAAGCTGGCGGACAAGGCACGCGCGCTGACGGTGGGCAATGCGGCGCGTGGCGAAGCCGCGCTGGGGCCGATGATTAACCAGCGTCAGTTGCAGCATGTTCAGCAGGTGATCAATGACAGCCTGCACGCCGGCGCTCAGTTGGAAACCGGCGGCGAATACGAAGGCCTGTTCTACCGGCCGACCGTGCTCAGCGGCGTGAAGCCGGGTATGCGCGCCTTCGACGAGGAAATATTCGGGCCGGTGGCCGTCGTCGCCAGCTTCGCCTCCGATGAAGAAGCCATCGAATTGGCCAATCGCTCTGAATACGGTCTGGCAGCCGCCGTCATCTCGCCTGATGTGGGGCGTGCCATGGCAATTGGCGACCGCCTCAGGTGCGGCATGCTGCACATCAATGACCAGACCGTGGCCGACGAATGCATCAACTCATTCGGCGGCCGTGGTGCGTCGGGCAATGGTGGCAGCGCCGGCAGCCCTTCGGACTGGGACGAGTACAGCCAGTGGCAGTGGGTGACGATCAAGCAGAAGGCTCCGACTTATCCGTTCTGAGCGCCATCGCAGCCCGTGTTTCAGAGAAGATGTTTCAAACAAGACGTGATTCAAAACAACAATAAGAGCGCGTGATTATGAACCTGAACAGCAAAACACTGATCATCACTGGCGTGTCATCCGGCATTGGCGCCGAGGTAGCGCGCCTGGCGCGCTTCCAGGGCGCCAAAGTCATTGGCATCGACCGTCACGAACCGCAGCTGACC
It includes:
- a CDS encoding iron-containing alcohol dehydrogenase; this encodes MHSNDWHYPTSIRAGAGRVRELADACRVTGIKRPLLITDHFLGGTDMIASAVEDCRRQLGHCGLFDRVKGNPTGTNVADGLEVYRTGGYDGVIAFGGGSALDAAKAVALMSGQSRPLWDFEDIGENHLRADPQGIAPVIALPTTAGTGSEVGRASVITDEQACVKRTILHLRMMPRIAILDATLTVDLPTQLTAATGADALTHCMESWCSPVWHPMAEALAVKGMQMIKQFLPRVVADGHDLEARQQMLVASSLGAAAFQRGLGGVHAIAQSLGALYDQHHGLVNAILLPYVLHANRASLLRHMEELAVYLRLPEPGFNGVMAWVLDLREQIGIPPTLAAIGIDDRDAERVGRMAFADCCSHTNPIRHSAQEYAQIFRRAVQGH
- a CDS encoding serine hydrolase domain-containing protein, translated to MAHLDESAVQRLAEVWQQFIDQGRIVGGVMLLAEHGTLRYACARGWADRERQLPVSRDTRFRLASLTKLLTSVTVMRLCELGVVSLDAAVSDWLPAFRPKLANGREPVISLRHLLSHTSGLSYGFEQPPGNAYHQAGVSDGLDGVAFDLQENLTRLARVPLLFEPGSAWGYSLATDVLGAVIEQASGLRLSDAVARWVTEPLRMGRTSFSHASSQPLAAAYKDGARGPQRIGDNDAVMLDSGQARLSSARAFDLTAYESGGAGMLGTADDYLRLLECLRLGGAPLLSPASIRLLLSNAMGQRTVENRGPGWKFGLGPMILTDPLAAGQRQGAGSWSWCGVYGSHYWVDPVSAISLVTVTNTAVAGAWGEFAEALVDALYLRPGQTACGSCSD
- the ftrA gene encoding transcriptional regulator FtrA — encoded protein: MKNHLVVALIYNQLCTFEFGCTVEVFALKRPELGVNWYEFATSPVDDGPITAAGGITIVPTPGDVLLEHADTIIVPGWRGVESAVPPRLIEQLQAAHARGARICSICTGAFVLAAAGLLDGHKVTTHWRYTDLLASMYPALTIQPNELYVDQGTIVTAAGSAAGLDMMLHLVRNDHGSRVANMVAQRMVIPPHREGGQSQYASRQLVAASDGPISNLMDWIRSDLQRPHTIKDMASRAALSTRTLHRSFMESTGLTPYDWLLGERVAYAKELLESSKLRLNEVVDRAGFGSEESFRRHFRNLVGISPSSYRKQFARV
- a CDS encoding DJ-1/PfpI family protein is translated as MPLNIGIYVYDDVEVLDFAGPYEVFTTATRMHARTSRSDRALFNVFTIGRSTTPVRARAGLKVDPDFSISDHPPMDCLIVPGGVVNAEMEKADVIRWISDQSEPGRVVAAVCTGAFMLAKTGKLAGKQVTTHWEDIGDLKEMFPSVDVLSTLRWVDEGSFVTSAGISAGIDMSLHLVERLHSRELAERTALQMDFDWTEND
- a CDS encoding helix-turn-helix domain-containing protein; protein product: MKTHFFKVVQTVAQHGSFSEAAAILGCSQSNISYAIKEVEDFFEKRLFIRSRTGCTLTPEGKVITQTLGNIMATLEQLKKMGSVVV
- a CDS encoding substrate-binding domain-containing protein, producing the protein MPAALDFLARHYPDIHLNVLHGSEQNPSLDALRKDIADIVILPTTVLGEHHLQHHQWSDHYVLVAARSEQAAQRSFVEQVQSARYVAWRHSGVERLHQQLAAVQVRLVHRGELSCLETLLDLVAKRHCISILPSALVNAHSGEFQQIALPLTVTRQISIVARPTSLLSNAANAVIQALKKPSGMLASRY
- the treS gene encoding maltose alpha-D-glucosyltransferase produces the protein MTIPDKQYVEWLVEQSMLNAARQRAKTYSGQGRLWQRPFALARPRDASAIASVWFTAYPASIVTREGGSVLEALGDETLWHALSEIGIQGIHNGPLKLSGGLQGRTRTPSIDGNFDRISFGIDPDLGTEAQLLSLTRIAAAHNAVIIDDIIPSHTGKGADFRLAELAYEDYPGLFHMVEIREEDWQLLPDVPAGRDAVNLMPEVVDQLRDKHYIVGQLQRVIFFEPGVKETDWSATDVVQGVDGKARRWVYLHYFKDGQPSLNWLDPSFAAQQMIIGDALHAIDVMGARVLRLDANGFLGVERRAEGTAWSESHPLSITGNQLLAGAIRKAGGFSFQELNLTIDDIASMGNGGADLSYDFITRPAYQHALLTGTTEFLRLMLRQVHAYGIDPASLIHALQNHDELTLELVHFWTLHAHDTFHYQGQTFPGNILREHIREEMYEKLSGEHAPYNLKFVTNGVSCTTASIITAALGIRDLDTITDADIQQIQHIHLLLVMYNAMQPGVFALSGWDMVGALTLPAEQVEHLMQDGDTRWVHRGAYDLVDLDPEAEFSAGNMPRPRSLYGSLVSQLKRPDSFASQLKKILAVRRAYDIAASRQILIPDVEHPGLLVMVHELPAGKGTQITALNFSAETIVETLHLPGIAPGPVVDIINERVEGDLTEQGEFTITLDAYEGLALRVVSTLPI
- a CDS encoding sigma-54-dependent Fis family transcriptional regulator, whose amino-acid sequence is MNAPHCQLPDHSVATEHFSPRGDSRQPDVSGSPTAEELTHCLFFSPEDGRIWLNDQRMLLLHSSSFGNLRREIIERLGSEPARGMFTRAGYLSGARDARLIRERWPLADATSAFRAGTHLHTLEGMTKVEPLHFKFDAESGFYEGEFLWHHSCEADEHIAAYGIAQDPVCWTEIGYAIGFVSGLFGQMVIFREIECRGMGHANCRVVGKTAEQWGDVERDLSYLNVVNSTSPAQTGGLASAPDDAGAATPADQNLIGASAAFTAATQALQRVAMTPATVLISGESGVGKEMFARQLHQLSRQQNGPFIALNCAAIPDNLIEAELFGVERGAYTGATHSRPGRFERANGGTLFLDEITSLSLAGQSKLLRALQEREIERVGGGHGIKVNVRVVAATNVDLRKAVASGDFREDLFYRLNVYPIALPPLRERRDDIPLLISAFLKRFCREYDRTPAGLTMRALKTLVRYEFAGNVRELQNLIERGLIASDEGQAIDLVHIFRNESLPVDSYSLNHDGALSQATGAVTRLKVDEPLLDTLSELENAFSIDDLERRLIDEALQKSEGNLAAASRLLGLSRAQFAYRLKKHRFKTA
- a CDS encoding benzaldehyde dehydrogenase, whose translation is MSASDATPLLQRAIEAECVFNGSWIPSSAPGLPVIEPATGELLMNTAMADAADIAVACREAALAQPAWAAMGPREKAEIFLLAADHAVCAYDELSLYVARETGGSLHKGQHEVNECIVLLRQAAGMLSQAQGHGLMLPSAAGRLSYARRVAHGVVGVISPFNFPLVLSLRSVAPALAAGNAVVLKPDPQTPVSGGFLIARLFEEAGLPKGLLHVLPGAADAGEALCRDANVQMITFTGSTGAGRKVAEVAGRNLKKVSLELGGKNPLIILEDADLDLAASNAAFGAWLHQGQICMATGLILVHESIAASLTRKLADKARALTVGNAARGEAALGPMINQRQLQHVQQVINDSLHAGAQLETGGEYEGLFYRPTVLSGVKPGMRAFDEEIFGPVAVVASFASDEEAIELANRSEYGLAAAVISPDVGRAMAIGDRLRCGMLHINDQTVADECINSFGGRGASGNGGSAGSPSDWDEYSQWQWVTIKQKAPTYPF